Proteins from one Nitrospira sp. genomic window:
- a CDS encoding DUF4255 domain-containing protein — protein sequence MKSAIQSCSVSLRELLRQAFVTDPDLDVFFDPGQGGVMTVSLLTPQELVEINSEGVSLWLYRLQRDEQTLNQAPRRVASNQFEQPPLPLRLHYLVAPIVSHDTRPQAPELEQHILGKVLQVFNDLGSLRGSSLLADLAGQPLELFVRLEPLTLEEITRVWDALELSYQLCVSYEVSVVPIASGRASRDRPAVDSVVNEMGVTAVVEQS from the coding sequence ATGAAGAGTGCTATTCAGTCATGTAGTGTCTCGTTGCGAGAGTTGCTCAGACAAGCGTTTGTGACAGACCCCGACCTCGATGTCTTTTTCGACCCAGGCCAAGGTGGGGTTATGACGGTAAGCCTGCTCACCCCGCAGGAACTTGTCGAAATAAACAGCGAAGGCGTGTCACTGTGGTTGTACCGACTACAGCGAGACGAGCAGACTCTTAACCAAGCTCCGCGGCGGGTAGCCTCAAACCAGTTTGAGCAACCGCCGCTTCCACTACGGCTACACTACCTGGTAGCACCTATCGTCAGTCATGATACGCGTCCTCAGGCACCTGAACTCGAGCAGCACATCTTGGGAAAGGTCCTTCAGGTGTTTAACGATCTGGGAAGTTTGCGTGGGTCGAGCTTGCTGGCCGACCTGGCTGGGCAACCGCTGGAACTTTTTGTACGTCTGGAGCCCTTGACCCTGGAGGAGATTACCCGCGTCTGGGATGCCCTCGAACTCTCCTACCAATTGTGTGTTTCCTACGAAGTGAGCGTCGTACCGATTGCCTCGGGTCGCGCCTCTCGCGACCGGCCAGCTGTGGACTCGGTAGTCAACGAGATGGGTGTGACGGCAGTGGTGGAGCAGTCATGA